A genomic stretch from Anaerococcus mediterraneensis includes:
- a CDS encoding aromatic acid exporter family protein, giving the protein MKKPGLRMKKPGLRIIKTGLAVMISMVISHLRPGGGLPFYSAIAAIISMQQNVDDSFSVGVNRVIGTIFGGLMGLIYLVIVPDGSIPVFLDYFLIALVVTFIIWVMANVNRKSAVSIAAIVFLSITINHSKDPGGIPLDFASSRVMDTLIGVLSAIILNYGHFELKKRIEKSR; this is encoded by the coding sequence ATGAAAAAGCCGGGCCTTAGGATGAAAAAACCAGGACTTAGGATAATAAAAACAGGGCTTGCTGTCATGATTTCTATGGTCATCTCTCATCTAAGACCAGGAGGAGGACTTCCTTTTTACTCTGCCATAGCTGCTATTATCTCTATGCAGCAAAATGTAGATGATAGTTTTTCTGTGGGGGTAAATAGGGTCATAGGGACAATTTTTGGCGGTTTGATGGGTCTGATCTATCTTGTCATAGTCCCTGACGGGTCCATCCCAGTTTTTTTAGATTATTTTCTAATAGCCCTAGTAGTTACCTTCATAATATGGGTGATGGCAAATGTTAATAGGAAAAGTGCCGTATCCATAGCCGCAATTGTATTTTTGTCTATAACTATAAATCACTCCAAAGATCCAGGAGGCATCCCCCTAGACTTTGCATCAAGCAGGGTAATGGACACTCTCATAGGGGTCTTGTCGGCTATAATTTTAAATTATGGACATTTTGAACTTAAAAAAAGAATAGAAAAATCCCGATAA
- the hcp gene encoding hydroxylamine reductase, protein MFCYQCQETAGNKGCTKVGVCGKNEDVANLQDLLIYTTKGLAGLVIKKGKACEKVYDRISNNLFITITNANFDEEAILDAIKKTMAFKEKIMGKIGTEGLSDVEKYLSYDDEELKRKAIEVGVLNILNEDERSLVELVTYGLKGMAAYNHHANVLGYRDEEVDTFIAKALSQTTKNDKEISDLINLVIETGSHGVKAMALLDKANTETYGNPEITEVDFSAGKNPGILISGHDLHDMKMLLEQTKGTGIDVYTHSEMLPANYYPEFKKYDNFHGNYGNAWWKQNEEFEKFNGPILMTTNCIVPPKKNNTYLDRMFTTSNAGFPGAKHIEADENGYKDFSAIIEMAKSCQAPENLEDIKIVGGFAHNQVLALADKVIEEVKAGNIRKFFVMGGCDGRSTKRSYYTDFAQNLPEDTVILTAGCAKYRYNKLGLGDINGIPRVLDAGQCNDSYSLVQIALALKDAFELDDINDLPIEYNIAWYEQKAVIVLLALLSLGVKNIHLGPTLPAFLSPTVVDFLVENFNIAPNTTVEEDLEKMIG, encoded by the coding sequence ATGTTTTGTTATCAATGTCAAGAAACAGCAGGAAATAAAGGCTGCACCAAGGTCGGTGTATGCGGCAAAAATGAAGATGTGGCAAATCTTCAAGACCTTTTAATTTACACAACAAAGGGCCTTGCAGGACTCGTTATAAAAAAAGGCAAGGCTTGTGAGAAAGTTTACGATAGGATTTCAAACAACCTATTTATCACAATTACCAATGCCAATTTTGATGAAGAAGCAATCTTAGATGCTATTAAGAAAACAATGGCCTTTAAGGAAAAAATCATGGGCAAAATCGGTACAGAAGGTCTTTCTGATGTAGAAAAATACCTTTCATACGATGATGAGGAATTAAAAAGAAAGGCTATTGAAGTTGGAGTTTTAAATATTCTTAATGAAGACGAAAGAAGTTTAGTAGAACTTGTGACATACGGCCTAAAGGGCATGGCAGCCTACAACCACCACGCAAACGTCTTAGGCTACAGGGACGAAGAAGTAGATACTTTTATAGCAAAGGCACTTTCTCAAACAACTAAAAACGACAAAGAGATTAGCGATTTAATAAATCTTGTAATAGAAACAGGATCTCACGGTGTAAAGGCAATGGCCCTTTTAGATAAGGCCAACACTGAAACTTATGGCAATCCAGAAATTACAGAAGTAGACTTTTCTGCAGGCAAAAATCCAGGAATCCTAATTTCTGGCCACGACCTACATGATATGAAAATGCTCCTTGAACAAACAAAGGGAACAGGAATTGACGTCTACACCCACTCTGAGATGCTTCCTGCAAATTATTATCCAGAATTTAAAAAGTATGATAATTTCCACGGCAACTACGGCAATGCTTGGTGGAAACAAAACGAAGAATTCGAGAAATTCAACGGCCCAATCCTAATGACAACCAACTGTATTGTCCCACCAAAGAAAAATAACACCTATTTAGATAGGATGTTTACAACATCTAACGCAGGTTTCCCAGGTGCAAAACATATAGAAGCTGATGAAAATGGATACAAGGACTTCTCAGCAATAATTGAAATGGCAAAATCCTGCCAAGCACCAGAAAACCTTGAAGATATCAAAATTGTTGGAGGTTTTGCCCATAATCAAGTCCTAGCCCTTGCTGATAAGGTTATTGAGGAAGTAAAAGCTGGAAATATCAGGAAATTTTTCGTAATGGGAGGCTGTGACGGTAGAAGTACAAAAAGATCTTATTATACAGACTTTGCCCAAAATCTACCAGAAGATACAGTAATCCTAACAGCAGGCTGTGCAAAATACCGCTACAACAAGCTAGGTCTAGGTGACATAAATGGAATACCAAGAGTTCTTGATGCTGGTCAGTGCAACGATTCTTACTCCCTAGTTCAAATTGCCCTAGCCCTAAAAGATGCCTTTGAACTTGATGATATAAATGATTTGCCAATCGAATACAACATAGCTTGGTATGAGCAAAAGGCAGTCATAGTATTACTTGCCCTACTTTCACTTGGAGTTAAAAACATCCACCTAGGACCTACTCTTCCAGCATTTTTAAGCCCAACTGTAGTAGACTTTTTGGTAGAAAACTTTAACATCGCACCAAACACAACAGTAGAAGAAGACTTAGAAAAAATGATAGGCTAA
- a CDS encoding DUF3798 domain-containing protein, translated as MKSIMRKMTSLFLLVFVFLSIVGCQKVEENPKGQDSKQAESSDTADSKEEANVEKVANKAQFEQLKEGEDFHIGLVTSTVTQGEDEIRGAEAAIAKYGKASEGGVIVHDTYPDRFEAEIETTISKIKAMADDPLMKAIIVNQSVPGTTAAFTEIRKSRPDIILVDLTPQEDILMTSGVADLVVDVDNISRGYRMIKAAQKMGAKKFAHITFPRHMAIETLAIRRAIMEEACKDLGMEFISLNAPDPTTDIGTPGAQQYLAENIGPWIEKYGKDTAFFTTNDALTEPLLRGVAAGGAIFVEPDLPSPIMGYPSAFSIGLDDIAGDWPAILKRVEEVVIEKGGKDRMGTWAYSLGYTSTLAAVDLVVDVLNGKAEMTNPDDIKKAFEGETAGAKWVVSKMINMENGEELGNYALVAQDTYVFGKGYLGMTEEKVDDKYRKINVNVDEIIEKQKESEGKFE; from the coding sequence ATGAAATCGATAATGAGAAAAATGACATCACTATTTTTATTAGTATTTGTATTTTTATCTATAGTCGGATGTCAAAAGGTAGAAGAAAATCCTAAAGGACAGGATAGCAAACAAGCTGAGTCAAGTGATACAGCTGATAGCAAAGAAGAGGCAAATGTAGAAAAAGTTGCTAACAAAGCACAGTTTGAACAGCTCAAAGAAGGAGAGGACTTCCACATTGGTCTTGTCACCTCTACAGTAACCCAAGGTGAAGATGAGATCCGTGGTGCAGAGGCAGCTATAGCAAAATATGGCAAGGCATCTGAGGGTGGCGTTATTGTTCACGATACATATCCAGATAGGTTTGAGGCAGAGATAGAAACAACTATTTCTAAAATCAAAGCTATGGCTGATGACCCACTTATGAAGGCTATAATTGTTAACCAATCAGTACCTGGTACAACAGCAGCCTTTACAGAGATTAGAAAATCTAGACCTGACATTATCCTAGTAGATTTGACACCTCAAGAAGATATCCTAATGACATCTGGTGTCGCTGACCTAGTAGTAGATGTTGATAATATTTCTAGGGGCTACAGGATGATCAAGGCAGCTCAAAAAATGGGAGCTAAAAAATTTGCTCACATTACCTTCCCAAGACACATGGCTATAGAAACCCTAGCTATAAGACGTGCCATCATGGAAGAAGCCTGCAAGGATTTGGGTATGGAATTTATTTCCCTAAACGCACCAGACCCAACAACAGATATTGGTACACCAGGTGCCCAACAATACCTAGCAGAAAATATAGGACCATGGATAGAAAAATATGGCAAGGATACAGCCTTCTTTACAACAAATGATGCTCTAACAGAGCCACTTCTAAGAGGAGTTGCAGCAGGCGGTGCAATCTTTGTTGAACCAGACCTTCCAAGTCCAATCATGGGTTATCCATCAGCATTTTCTATAGGACTAGATGATATAGCAGGCGATTGGCCAGCAATCCTAAAGAGAGTTGAAGAAGTTGTTATAGAAAAAGGCGGCAAGGATAGGATGGGTACATGGGCATACTCACTTGGTTATACAAGCACACTTGCAGCAGTTGATTTAGTAGTAGACGTCCTAAACGGCAAGGCTGAGATGACAAATCCAGATGACATCAAAAAAGCCTTTGAAGGTGAAACTGCTGGCGCTAAATGGGTTGTATCTAAGATGATCAACATGGAAAACGGCGAAGAACTAGGAAACTACGCCCTAGTTGCCCAAGATACTTATGTATTTGGCAAAGGCTACCTAGGCATGACAGAAGAAAAAGTTGACGACAAATACAGAAAGATCAACGTAAACGTAGATGAAATTATAGAAAAACAAAAAGAATCAGAAGGAAAATTCGAGTAA
- a CDS encoding ABC transporter ATP-binding protein: protein MIKVENFTKEYNIDKRAVDDISFEARDGEIFGFLGPNGAGKSTTIKSIVGINSKTKGEISINGLTIEDDPIEYKKQFSYVPDNPELFENYSGNEYINFLADIYGIDTQTRKERLDYYLGFFDIRDAMNDQISTYSHGMAQRLAIIGALIHDPQVLILDEPMVGLDAKSAYNLKEILRDRAKAGKCIMFSTHVMEVAQELCDRIGIINKGKLIAIGSLDEIKHIANKDGTLESIFLELTDE from the coding sequence ATGATCAAAGTAGAAAATTTTACCAAAGAATACAACATAGACAAAAGAGCTGTTGATGATATATCCTTTGAGGCCAGAGATGGTGAGATTTTTGGATTTTTGGGACCTAATGGGGCTGGAAAATCTACAACTATCAAATCCATTGTTGGTATAAACTCAAAAACAAAGGGAGAGATTTCCATAAATGGTCTAACAATTGAGGATGATCCTATAGAATACAAAAAGCAGTTTTCCTATGTGCCTGATAATCCAGAGTTATTTGAAAACTATTCGGGCAATGAATACATAAATTTCCTTGCAGATATATATGGGATTGACACCCAGACTAGGAAGGAAAGGCTTGATTATTATTTGGGATTTTTTGATATCAGAGATGCCATGAATGATCAGATTTCTACTTATTCTCATGGTATGGCCCAAAGGCTTGCCATAATCGGCGCCCTAATCCACGATCCCCAAGTTTTGATCCTTGATGAGCCAATGGTAGGTCTTGATGCCAAATCAGCCTACAATCTCAAAGAAATCCTCAGAGATAGGGCAAAAGCTGGTAAGTGCATCATGTTTTCCACCCACGTTATGGAGGTAGCCCAAGAGCTTTGTGACAGGATTGGGATAATAAACAAGGGCAAGCTAATAGCCATAGGCAGCCTAGATGAGATCAAACATATAGCCAACAAGGACGGAACCCTAGAATCAATTTTCTTGGAGCTAACTGATGAATAA